Proteins found in one Brevibacillus brevis genomic segment:
- a CDS encoding arylamine N-acetyltransferase family protein, producing MSELNVLFRKRIGMPENETITFDTLDRLLDLTALAIPFENLCIVEERTSVISRQSIMEKILVKNEGGLCYELNPILYYFLLENGFDAHLIRGVVYRHDVGEYYTIGRTHATILLTYEGQTYLLDTGFGSNLPLKPVPLTGETISSRNGEFRIKKEQTEYGDYVFEMKLRHKDTDWRIGYTFDSQKLVTDETELNEIQTIIADHEQSPFNKSPLLTQLTERGNVTLTNSSFTQWVDGVMTKETIDEERSKKLAKQHFGL from the coding sequence ATGAGTGAGCTGAATGTTTTATTTCGGAAAAGAATCGGTATGCCTGAAAATGAAACGATTACCTTCGATACATTGGATCGCCTCCTTGATCTGACAGCATTGGCGATTCCTTTTGAAAACCTGTGCATTGTGGAAGAGCGAACGAGCGTAATCTCCAGACAGTCCATCATGGAGAAGATTTTGGTCAAAAACGAAGGCGGTCTTTGCTACGAGCTCAATCCCATACTGTATTACTTCTTGTTGGAAAATGGCTTTGACGCTCATCTGATTCGTGGAGTTGTTTACAGGCATGACGTTGGCGAGTATTACACGATAGGCCGAACGCATGCCACGATTTTGCTTACATATGAGGGACAAACGTATTTGCTCGACACGGGCTTCGGCTCGAACCTGCCGTTAAAGCCTGTTCCGTTAACAGGGGAGACCATCTCTTCGCGCAATGGTGAATTTCGGATCAAGAAAGAGCAGACGGAATATGGCGATTATGTATTCGAAATGAAGCTGCGGCACAAGGATACGGACTGGAGGATCGGCTATACGTTTGATTCGCAGAAGCTGGTGACGGATGAAACGGAATTAAACGAGATTCAGACGATCATCGCTGATCATGAACAGTCTCCCTTCAACAAAAGCCCATTGCTTACGCAGCTTACAGAGAGAGGCAATGTCACGTTGACTAATAGTTCTTTTACGCAATGGGTGGATGGTGTTATGACGAAAGAGACGATTGATGAGGAACGATCTAAAAAGCTGGCGAAGCAGCATTTTGGGTTATAA
- a CDS encoding class I SAM-dependent methyltransferase → MEDDERIGTLKKNRIKAVIDMNLAEQFGDMDIYLFDQLLKGRVTKEMQVLDAGCGSGRNLVYFLRNGYSVYAVDQSAKAIEAVQRMASQLAPNWSAERARVEPIESMGFENESFDFIISNAVLHFAENEEHFRQMLEELWRVLKPGGILFMRLASSIGIEDAVQPLGNERYLLPDGSTRFLVNERTMVGMTEKLQGVFLEPIKTVNVAGQRCMSTWVIKKND, encoded by the coding sequence TTGGAAGATGACGAGCGAATTGGTACACTGAAGAAAAATCGGATAAAGGCTGTGATAGATATGAATCTGGCCGAGCAGTTTGGCGATATGGATATTTATTTGTTTGATCAGTTGTTAAAGGGGCGAGTAACGAAGGAAATGCAAGTACTTGATGCCGGTTGCGGTTCGGGGCGGAATTTGGTCTACTTTTTGCGAAATGGCTATTCGGTGTATGCGGTTGACCAATCGGCAAAAGCCATTGAAGCTGTACAGCGAATGGCATCGCAACTGGCACCGAACTGGTCAGCGGAGCGCGCTCGTGTGGAACCGATTGAGAGCATGGGCTTTGAAAACGAAAGCTTTGATTTCATCATCAGTAATGCCGTTCTACATTTTGCTGAAAACGAAGAGCATTTTCGCCAGATGCTAGAGGAGCTGTGGCGGGTACTGAAGCCAGGAGGCATTCTATTTATGCGTCTTGCATCCTCGATCGGGATTGAGGATGCTGTACAGCCACTAGGGAACGAACGTTATTTGTTGCCGGACGGAAGCACCCGTTTTCTCGTAAACGAACGGACGATGGTGGGCATGACGGAAAAACTGCAAGGTGTGTTCCTGGAGCCAATCAAAACAGTGAACGTAGCCGGACAGCGTTGCATGAGCACGTGGGTAATCAAAAAGAATGATTAA
- a CDS encoding BlaI/MecI/CopY family transcriptional regulator yields the protein MDEQPRISDAEWEIMKVIWAKSPATAADVIHALRDNKTWKDNTIKTLLSRLLQKGILTYEQVNRVYYYSPVLTEEDCKRQERQSFLQRVYGGALKPMLVHFLKEEKLSSQEIDELKKILSEKEK from the coding sequence TTGGACGAGCAACCGCGAATCTCGGATGCCGAGTGGGAGATTATGAAGGTCATCTGGGCAAAGTCACCCGCAACAGCAGCCGATGTCATCCACGCTCTGCGAGACAACAAGACGTGGAAAGACAACACAATCAAAACCTTGCTCAGCCGCCTGTTGCAAAAGGGCATTCTCACCTACGAGCAGGTCAATCGCGTCTACTATTACTCCCCTGTGCTCACAGAGGAAGATTGCAAGCGCCAAGAGCGCCAATCCTTTTTGCAGCGCGTGTACGGCGGGGCCTTAAAGCCCATGCTAGTTCACTTTTTAAAAGAAGAAAAGCTCTCCTCCCAAGAGATTGACGAGCTGAAAAAAATCCTTTCCGAAAAGGAGAAATAA
- a CDS encoding sigma-54 interaction domain-containing protein, translating into MKREESTEKWMSRVLEAIVETSRDHLLITDPEGYIRLVGDSSYEVYGIGKEELLGKNVIELEKRKVFSPSVTRKVMDAKTPQTIMQEIPGGRKLMVTAFPVWNEDGSMHSIISYSHDLTEIMELKRRYEGLTEQLKQFETEIEELREKHQEGFVAVSQPMQAIDRLIKKVAAVDSTVLILGESGVGKNVIAKEIHRNSRRAGGQFVEINCGSIPEGLLESELFGYEAGSFTGAAKQGKQGIIEMANQGTLLLDELGELPLTLQAKLLKVIQEKRLQRVGSTQYRDVDFRLIAATNRDLEKMVKEGKFRQDLYFRLNVVPIHVPPLRNRPEDIAALLKRAVRSLNERYGMDKRLDPAVTHALMQYEWPGNVRELENVLERMVVTADEDVITSSHLPVEIRLAGEEQTAMEPSLATSKMSLREALEQVEEKWLRYASEHCRTTGEIAEFLGISQPSVVRKLQKYRIRSR; encoded by the coding sequence ATGAAGAGAGAAGAGAGTACGGAAAAGTGGATGAGCCGCGTATTGGAGGCCATTGTTGAAACGTCGCGCGATCATTTGTTAATCACGGACCCTGAGGGCTACATCCGGCTGGTTGGCGATTCGTCCTATGAAGTGTATGGCATCGGAAAGGAAGAGCTCTTGGGCAAGAACGTCATCGAGCTGGAAAAAAGGAAGGTCTTTTCTCCATCTGTCACGCGAAAAGTCATGGATGCCAAGACGCCGCAGACGATCATGCAGGAAATACCCGGGGGTCGAAAGCTGATGGTGACGGCGTTTCCCGTCTGGAACGAAGATGGCAGCATGCATTCGATTATCAGCTATTCGCATGACCTGACTGAAATTATGGAATTGAAACGGCGCTACGAAGGTCTGACAGAGCAGCTCAAGCAGTTTGAAACCGAGATTGAGGAGCTGCGAGAAAAGCATCAGGAGGGCTTCGTGGCAGTGAGCCAGCCGATGCAAGCCATTGATCGTCTCATCAAAAAAGTCGCGGCTGTCGATTCGACTGTCCTGATCCTCGGGGAATCGGGTGTCGGGAAAAATGTGATCGCAAAAGAAATTCATCGCAATAGCCGCCGTGCGGGTGGGCAATTCGTGGAGATCAACTGTGGCTCGATCCCGGAGGGCTTGCTGGAATCCGAGCTGTTTGGTTATGAGGCGGGTTCGTTTACAGGTGCCGCCAAGCAGGGCAAGCAAGGGATTATCGAGATGGCGAACCAAGGGACTCTCCTCTTGGACGAGCTGGGGGAACTGCCACTGACCTTGCAGGCCAAGCTGTTGAAGGTGATTCAAGAAAAACGGTTGCAACGCGTTGGGAGCACACAGTACCGCGACGTGGATTTTCGTTTGATTGCCGCCACCAATCGCGATTTGGAGAAGATGGTGAAGGAAGGGAAGTTTCGGCAGGACCTGTATTTTCGCCTGAATGTTGTCCCGATCCACGTCCCGCCGTTGCGAAATCGGCCCGAGGATATCGCGGCTCTCCTGAAGCGCGCCGTGCGCTCGCTCAATGAACGATATGGAATGGACAAGCGACTGGACCCTGCCGTAACACATGCCTTGATGCAGTACGAATGGCCCGGCAATGTGCGCGAGCTGGAGAACGTTTTGGAGAGAATGGTGGTCACAGCGGACGAAGACGTGATCACTTCTTCGCACCTGCCCGTGGAAATCAGATTGGCAGGGGAAGAGCAGACAGCCATGGAGCCGAGTCTGGCAACTTCCAAGATGTCGCTAAGGGAAGCACTGGAGCAGGTAGAGGAAAAATGGCTGCGCTACGCATCCGAGCACTGCCGGACCACGGGAGAAATCGCGGAGTTTCTCGGCATTAGCCAGCCATCTGTCGTGCGGAAGCTGCAAAAATATCGGATTCGTTCCAGGTGA
- a CDS encoding sigma-54 interaction domain-containing protein, whose product MVSLDLCKPAIEKVITSISDILNVDAAVINERGLLVVSTERYLKQKGENVHVPSIEFVLAKGQYVVDKPGSMEMCKGCRFLDSCPAKVELLTSIKVANHAIGVVSLTSFTKEGQNRLSRHTERYQQILTEVSEMITAIVQSHETRQIESSNDTIRLLEGALDTVADAYFTFDRSGNVIHTNASARRLLSQHELLPAEVSRMLLPSLSGMTTHSLPIPNCLVDKLDAPTEATPIIVNNQLIGGVLRVQRGSLTVPRLMDHQGSGKPGKADSLAQIVGNSPAIKQVKEMAMKIGNSSSTVLITGETGTGKGHLAKAIHEASTRAYYPFVAINCASIPENLFESELFGYEDGAFTGAKKGGKPGRFEMAEGGTLFLDEIGDMPLSLQAKLLRVLQEKVVERIGGTRSFPINVRIIAATNQNLEELVEKKVFRADLYYRLNVIPIHVPSLAERKEDIELLAVSFMEKHGEQAGRTFFGIAREAINLLKNYHWPGNVRELENAIEYAMNMEQDTVLTADSLPPRLRARTSVAPSHSGPAIKARVADAQADAIRASLQKHGSDLKGKQRVAEELGIGLRTLYRKLKLLGI is encoded by the coding sequence ATGGTTTCGTTGGATCTGTGCAAACCAGCCATCGAAAAGGTCATTACAAGCATTTCAGATATATTGAACGTGGATGCTGCGGTAATTAACGAGCGCGGTCTCTTGGTCGTGAGTACGGAGCGCTACTTGAAACAAAAAGGCGAAAATGTGCATGTGCCCTCGATTGAATTCGTGTTGGCAAAAGGACAGTATGTCGTAGACAAACCCGGCTCCATGGAAATGTGCAAAGGGTGCCGTTTTCTCGACAGCTGCCCTGCCAAAGTCGAGCTGCTCACTTCCATTAAGGTAGCCAATCATGCAATCGGGGTCGTTTCTCTCACATCTTTTACGAAAGAGGGACAAAATCGGCTCTCCAGGCATACAGAGAGATACCAGCAAATCCTGACAGAAGTCAGCGAGATGATTACGGCGATAGTACAGTCCCATGAGACGAGACAGATCGAATCGTCTAATGACACCATTCGGCTATTGGAGGGGGCACTGGATACCGTCGCCGATGCGTATTTCACCTTTGACCGAAGTGGCAATGTCATTCACACGAATGCCAGCGCGCGCAGACTGCTGTCCCAGCATGAGCTGCTGCCAGCGGAGGTTTCACGGATGCTGCTACCGTCATTATCCGGGATGACCACACATTCCTTGCCGATCCCCAATTGTCTCGTTGACAAGCTGGATGCTCCGACCGAGGCCACGCCGATCATCGTTAACAATCAGCTCATCGGCGGCGTGCTTCGCGTGCAGAGGGGATCGCTAACCGTTCCGCGTCTGATGGATCATCAAGGGAGCGGTAAGCCCGGCAAAGCGGATAGCCTTGCTCAAATCGTAGGAAACAGCCCAGCCATCAAACAGGTCAAAGAAATGGCGATGAAAATCGGTAACAGCAGCTCCACGGTACTGATTACCGGCGAAACAGGGACAGGCAAAGGGCATCTGGCAAAAGCGATTCACGAGGCAAGCACGCGCGCTTACTACCCGTTTGTCGCCATCAATTGCGCCAGCATTCCGGAAAATCTGTTCGAAAGCGAATTGTTCGGTTATGAGGACGGCGCGTTTACTGGAGCTAAAAAGGGAGGAAAGCCAGGACGGTTCGAAATGGCAGAGGGAGGTACGCTTTTTCTCGATGAAATAGGCGATATGCCGCTATCGTTACAGGCAAAGCTACTGCGTGTCTTGCAGGAAAAGGTCGTGGAACGCATCGGCGGCACGCGATCATTTCCCATCAATGTACGAATCATCGCGGCGACGAACCAGAACCTGGAGGAGCTCGTGGAGAAAAAAGTGTTTCGTGCCGATCTGTACTATCGGTTGAACGTCATTCCGATACACGTCCCGTCACTCGCAGAGCGCAAGGAAGATATCGAGCTCCTGGCCGTTTCATTTATGGAAAAGCACGGAGAGCAAGCTGGACGCACCTTCTTCGGAATAGCACGAGAGGCGATCAACCTGCTCAAGAACTATCACTGGCCGGGCAATGTGCGGGAGCTGGAGAACGCCATCGAGTACGCCATGAACATGGAGCAAGACACGGTTCTGACTGCTGACAGCTTGCCTCCGCGCCTTCGTGCACGTACTTCAGTGGCTCCTTCGCATTCAGGTCCAGCTATCAAAGCGAGAGTCGCCGATGCACAAGCGGACGCCATTCGCGCTTCGTTGCAAAAGCACGGCAGTGATTTGAAAGGGAAGCAGCGAGTGGCAGAAGAACTCGGGATCGGGCTCCGCACCTTGTATCGGAAGCTAAAGCTGCTCGGTATTTAA
- a CDS encoding M56 family metallopeptidase → MDWQWLTLTLNQAFTWTLYNSIEASLLVLLILLCQQLGKKHFPIRWHHAVWFLLLWKLAVPWSIDSTISLYNWLPTSSWTSVQEAYPPTEPIVLATEALQPHESALQSDASLANEASFSWISLLSLIWFGGIAIFAITMTRSTYRLLSQLKKEVFVQDEVVLRVFFQCQKLMGITKSIPLRMSHQMTSPALMGIWRPQIWLPANLLDKLNEHELRHIFLHELAHWKRRDIPVNSIMSVLLILNWFNPLLWYAASRMRQDQEMACDALALTYLQETEVPRYGYTMIKMLELYAQPKQIHFTAGFSSSKKQVKRRIEMIRHFQKRAYTWTLSGIVVVLALGVFTLTDATKALGNEQAFVVPAEGTLQSPVDQTMGLRIVNDLNTPVQAAAAGKVLKAEYDTKTGKGNQVILEHEGGYQTVYSHLEKLEVTAGATVTQGQLIGLLGSTGRSTGPHLAFQVLENGIPVDPMKLLVNTKTQQ, encoded by the coding sequence GTGGATTGGCAATGGCTCACACTCACCCTCAACCAAGCATTTACGTGGACACTGTATAACTCCATCGAGGCCAGTCTTCTTGTGCTCCTGATCCTGCTCTGCCAGCAGCTCGGCAAAAAGCATTTCCCCATCCGCTGGCACCACGCCGTATGGTTCCTGCTTCTCTGGAAGCTCGCGGTTCCCTGGTCGATAGACAGCACGATCAGTTTGTATAACTGGCTGCCTACTTCGTCCTGGACATCCGTGCAGGAAGCGTACCCGCCTACGGAACCGATCGTTCTCGCTACTGAGGCTTTGCAACCGCATGAATCTGCCCTCCAATCAGATGCCTCTCTAGCAAACGAAGCGAGCTTTTCCTGGATCAGCCTGCTTTCCCTCATCTGGTTCGGCGGCATCGCTATTTTCGCTATCACCATGACTCGCAGTACATACCGATTGCTCTCTCAGCTAAAAAAGGAAGTGTTCGTACAGGATGAAGTTGTTTTGCGCGTCTTTTTCCAATGCCAAAAACTGATGGGCATCACCAAATCCATTCCCCTGCGCATGAGTCATCAGATGACAAGTCCTGCCTTGATGGGAATCTGGCGACCGCAAATCTGGCTGCCAGCAAATCTGTTGGACAAACTCAACGAGCACGAGCTGCGCCACATCTTTTTGCATGAGCTGGCGCATTGGAAAAGACGAGATATTCCTGTGAACAGCATCATGAGCGTGCTGCTGATCCTCAACTGGTTCAACCCGCTGTTATGGTACGCCGCTTCCCGCATGCGTCAGGACCAGGAAATGGCTTGTGATGCCTTGGCTTTGACCTATTTGCAGGAGACGGAGGTACCTCGCTACGGATACACCATGATCAAAATGCTCGAGCTGTATGCCCAGCCCAAACAAATCCACTTCACTGCCGGGTTCTCCAGCTCCAAAAAACAGGTGAAAAGGAGAATAGAAATGATTCGTCACTTTCAAAAACGGGCGTATACGTGGACCCTATCTGGTATCGTGGTCGTCTTGGCTTTAGGCGTCTTCACTTTGACCGATGCAACAAAAGCACTTGGGAACGAGCAGGCCTTCGTCGTCCCCGCAGAAGGTACACTCCAAAGTCCTGTTGACCAAACAATGGGCTTGAGAATCGTAAACGACCTGAATACGCCCGTTCAGGCAGCCGCCGCAGGTAAGGTACTCAAAGCTGAGTACGATACAAAAACAGGGAAAGGCAACCAGGTCATTCTGGAGCATGAAGGAGGTTATCAAACCGTTTACTCTCATTTGGAAAAGCTGGAGGTCACCGCTGGCGCTACTGTGACCCAAGGCCAGCTCATTGGGCTGTTAGGAAGTACGGGACGCAGCACAGGACCGCATCTTGCTTTCCAGGTTCTCGAAAATGGTATACCCGTTGATCCGATGAAGCTGCTTGTGAATACGAAAACACAGCAGTAA